In Nitrosomonas sp. sh817, the following are encoded in one genomic region:
- a CDS encoding IS110 family transposase — protein MSKITITGIDLAKNIFHLHAVDSTGRQVKAIKLSRLRLSEYLHRSEPVTVAMEACASAHHWGRLCQLLGHEVRLISPQFVKPFVKSNKNDRNDARAICEAAQRPDMHFVPVKTVEQQAVLSLHRVREMLIGQRTATINQLRGLLTEFGLTAPAGRRALHNTIPAMFEDLMNISPTFLVSCIRQQWEHIGELDQRIDNVTSQIEMHARQSDVTRRLQTIPGIGPITASALEAYVGNATQFRAGRQLAAWLGLVPRQHSTGGKPVLLGTSKRGDGYLRRLLVHGARAVVATVRSSPNVQKQDKTIMGWVARKHMNVAVVAMANRNARIAWAVITQKRNFDRNFRDQLANQLAAT, from the coding sequence ATGAGCAAGATCACCATCACTGGCATTGATCTGGCAAAGAACATATTCCATCTACATGCTGTCGATAGTACTGGCAGGCAGGTCAAGGCAATCAAGCTTTCACGTTTGAGACTGAGCGAATATCTGCATCGTAGCGAGCCAGTTACGGTTGCAATGGAGGCTTGTGCCAGCGCCCATCACTGGGGCAGGTTATGCCAGTTACTGGGCCATGAAGTCCGACTGATTTCGCCACAATTCGTCAAACCATTCGTCAAATCCAATAAGAACGACCGTAACGATGCACGTGCTATTTGCGAGGCGGCACAACGTCCTGACATGCATTTTGTTCCAGTAAAAACTGTCGAGCAACAGGCGGTTCTGAGTCTGCATAGGGTACGCGAGATGCTGATAGGCCAGCGAACAGCCACTATAAATCAGCTGCGCGGATTATTGACTGAATTCGGTTTAACAGCCCCAGCAGGGCGCAGAGCATTGCATAACACAATCCCCGCTATGTTTGAGGATCTTATGAATATCTCGCCCACATTTCTCGTCAGCTGCATCAGGCAGCAATGGGAGCATATCGGAGAACTGGATCAGCGTATCGACAACGTAACCTCACAAATTGAAATGCATGCCCGTCAGTCTGACGTTACGCGTCGTCTGCAGACGATTCCTGGCATTGGTCCAATTACCGCTTCAGCATTAGAAGCATACGTTGGCAACGCCACTCAGTTTCGGGCAGGACGGCAGTTGGCCGCATGGTTAGGTTTAGTCCCTAGACAGCACTCGACAGGAGGCAAACCCGTGCTGCTAGGAACCAGCAAGCGTGGTGACGGTTATTTACGCAGGCTCCTCGTGCATGGCGCGAGAGCCGTCGTAGCCACTGTGCGCAGTTCTCCCAATGTACAAAAGCAGGACAAGACTATTATGGGATGGGTGGCCAGAAAACACATGAACGTGGCAGTCGTGGCTATGGCTAATCGCAATGCCCGCATTGCCTGGGCCGTGATAACACAAAAGCGGAATTTTGATAGAAATTTCCGCGATCAATTGGCAAACCAGTTGGCAGCGACCTAG
- a CDS encoding DUF4158 domain-containing protein, whose protein sequence is MRVSWIEDDLAAEWLLQPADRELLRDRRDPARLGFALQLKFFQIEGRFPAGPDELPRPVIQFIAQQLDISVDVWLDYSWSGRTIKYQRAEIRRCLGFREARRADQKTLQDWLLMDVLNQEHRMDALRDAVFTQCRAWKIEPPAAEQIRRLIRSALQEHETRFCTNIVRQLDKPALNCLDGLLKPLKLETPDEQATNDWSVWQVIKSEPGKAGLESVLQAADRLQRVRELKLPPDLFKNVPPKLIARYARRAAVEEPFELRRHAPPLRTTLLTTFLHERSEELTDHLVDLLVETTHKMGKRAENRVEENVASQLKKVPKKLQVLFRIAEASLKTPKGVVDEVIYPVAPKELLRNLLQEIQMTGLAYKSTIHGALQRSYRSHYRRMLPVMLNTLEFRCTNTRHQPVMQALNILKQHLDHKGTLYPLGVEPPIEGVVRPSWMSLVVEKNTDGKVQVNRVTYEICVLKALRDQLRCREIWVVGSRRYRNPDEDLPQDFDEKRAAYYAELGIPLDPKAFTASLREEMKQALQILDEVNRPGISGDKMI, encoded by the coding sequence ATGAGGGTTAGTTGGATAGAGGACGACCTGGCGGCCGAATGGCTGTTGCAGCCTGCTGATCGGGAACTCCTTCGTGACCGTCGCGACCCCGCTCGGCTGGGCTTCGCGCTGCAATTAAAGTTCTTTCAAATCGAAGGCCGTTTCCCCGCTGGACCGGATGAGTTGCCACGCCCGGTCATTCAATTCATCGCTCAGCAATTGGATATATCCGTGGATGTGTGGCTGGACTATTCCTGGAGTGGGCGCACGATCAAGTATCAGCGTGCCGAAATCCGACGATGCCTGGGCTTCCGGGAGGCAAGGCGTGCCGACCAAAAAACACTGCAAGACTGGTTGCTGATGGATGTGCTCAATCAGGAGCATCGCATGGACGCGCTGCGGGACGCGGTGTTTACGCAATGCCGCGCGTGGAAGATAGAACCGCCGGCCGCAGAACAAATTCGACGCTTGATCCGTTCTGCCTTGCAGGAACATGAGACGCGATTCTGTACAAACATCGTCCGTCAATTGGACAAGCCAGCGCTGAATTGCTTGGACGGACTGCTGAAACCGCTCAAGCTCGAGACGCCGGATGAACAGGCAACCAATGATTGGAGTGTCTGGCAGGTGATCAAATCTGAACCGGGAAAGGCTGGACTGGAAAGCGTGCTGCAGGCGGCAGACCGATTGCAGCGGGTGCGCGAACTGAAGCTGCCACCCGACTTGTTTAAGAATGTTCCGCCCAAACTCATCGCTCGCTATGCGCGCCGCGCCGCCGTCGAAGAACCCTTCGAACTGCGCCGTCATGCTCCGCCACTGCGGACAACGCTATTGACTACGTTTCTGCACGAGCGCAGTGAGGAATTAACGGACCACTTGGTCGATTTGCTGGTGGAGACCACCCACAAGATGGGCAAGCGCGCAGAGAATCGTGTCGAGGAAAATGTTGCGAGCCAGCTCAAGAAAGTACCGAAAAAGTTGCAGGTGTTATTCCGCATAGCCGAGGCTTCCCTCAAAACGCCGAAAGGCGTTGTCGATGAAGTGATTTATCCGGTGGCGCCGAAGGAATTACTGCGCAATCTCCTGCAGGAGATTCAGATGACCGGATTGGCTTACAAATCCACGATTCATGGCGCGCTGCAGCGTTCGTACCGCTCGCACTACCGGCGCATGTTGCCGGTTATGCTGAATACGCTGGAATTTCGCTGTACCAACACGCGCCATCAACCGGTCATGCAAGCGTTGAACATCTTGAAGCAACATCTCGACCACAAGGGAACGCTCTATCCGCTCGGCGTGGAGCCACCCATAGAAGGGGTTGTGCGTCCTTCCTGGATGTCGCTGGTGGTCGAGAAGAATACGGATGGCAAAGTACAGGTCAACCGGGTCACCTACGAAATTTGCGTATTGAAGGCGCTGCGCGATCAATTGCGTTGCCGCGAGATCTGGGTCGTTGGCAGCCGTCGATACCGCAACCCCGATGAGGATTTGCCGCAAGACTTCGATGAGAAGCGGGCGGCGTACTATGCCGAGCTCGGCATCCCTCTCGATCCGAAAGCTTTCACCGCGTCGCTTCGGGAAGAGATGAAGCAGGCGCTCCAGATACTTGACGAAGTGAATCGCCCCGGTATTTCCGGAGATAAAATGATTTGA
- a CDS encoding efflux RND transporter periplasmic adaptor subunit, which yields MYSSTPRQRCAFTILIALSAIFLIGCNTGSNTPVESPPLDVAVANVLVRSVQTWDEFNGRVHAIPTVELRPRVSGYINRVAYKEDSEVKPGDLLFVIDPRPYRNALHSAQAQLERARSTANLAQIKTEHAQALFETRAMSREDFHGRQTELNQTAAEIRAAEAAVATAKLNLDFTEVRAPIAGRVGRAYLTVGNLAQADQSILTTLVSQDPMYVYFDCDEHSFLRYKEFARRNDRGNNAYLVRIRLANEEGFPHHGTVDFFDNQVNPTTGTIRARAVVSNTDRFLTPGLFARVQLQGDELLALLIDTKAILTDQHHKYIYVLGEGNKALRKNITLGRQIDDLYIVQSGLDKTDMVIVTGAQKIIREGMIVRPEYVAMEAREAISPLPVQ from the coding sequence ATGTACAGCTCAACCCCACGCCAACGGTGCGCATTTACAATTCTTATTGCGCTCTCGGCAATCTTCCTCATCGGATGCAATACCGGATCCAACACTCCAGTCGAATCACCACCGCTCGATGTTGCGGTTGCGAACGTACTGGTGCGTTCAGTGCAAACTTGGGATGAATTTAATGGCCGTGTCCATGCAATCCCGACTGTAGAATTGCGTCCTCGCGTGAGTGGTTACATCAATCGTGTTGCCTATAAAGAGGATAGCGAGGTCAAACCTGGCGACCTTCTCTTCGTCATTGATCCTCGGCCGTACCGCAATGCACTCCATAGTGCGCAGGCGCAGCTCGAACGTGCCCGGTCGACCGCGAATCTTGCGCAAATCAAGACTGAGCACGCGCAGGCGCTGTTCGAAACACGGGCCATGTCACGCGAAGATTTCCACGGTAGACAAACGGAGTTGAACCAAACGGCTGCCGAGATTCGTGCGGCTGAAGCTGCTGTAGCCACCGCCAAGCTCAACCTCGATTTCACCGAGGTTCGAGCGCCAATCGCAGGCCGCGTGGGGCGAGCATACCTAACCGTCGGCAATCTTGCCCAGGCTGACCAATCAATTCTGACAACCTTGGTCTCGCAGGATCCCATGTATGTATACTTCGATTGCGATGAGCATAGCTTCCTGCGCTACAAGGAATTCGCTCGCAGGAACGATCGCGGGAACAATGCATATCTGGTCCGCATCCGTCTGGCTAATGAGGAAGGCTTCCCGCACCATGGGACTGTAGATTTCTTCGACAATCAGGTTAATCCCACAACGGGCACAATTCGTGCTCGCGCTGTCGTCTCCAATACCGACCGTTTCCTGACACCGGGGCTTTTCGCCCGTGTACAGCTGCAAGGCGATGAGTTACTTGCACTTTTGATAGACACCAAGGCCATTCTGACCGACCAGCATCACAAATATATTTATGTGCTAGGAGAAGGAAACAAGGCACTACGCAAAAATATCACATTGGGTCGTCAAATCGATGACCTATACATCGTGCAGTCCGGCCTCGACAAGACAGACATGGTCATTGTCACCGGCGCACAGAAGATCATTCGTGAAGGAATGATTGTAAGGCCTGAGTATGTCGCTATGGAAGCACGAGAGGCTATCTCCCCCCTTCCGGTTCAATAA
- a CDS encoding recombinase family protein yields MGQKAALYCRVSTADQTCARQEVDLCAFAKRRGYKVAGVWKETASGTKDDRVKRRAVLALAQSGEVDVILVTELTRWGRSTLDLLHTLNDLQAWGVSLIAQTGLQFDLSTPQGKLIAAMMAALAEFERDLLRERVRSGIASAQARGVVFGWRPGQRIKADKLEPKVLRLVAAGQSYRQIGRQLDISKNTVLEIVKRNRANDAANERREL; encoded by the coding sequence TTGGGACAGAAAGCAGCGCTCTATTGCCGGGTATCAACAGCGGATCAAACCTGTGCCCGGCAAGAGGTCGATCTGTGCGCGTTCGCCAAGCGGCGTGGTTATAAGGTCGCTGGCGTATGGAAAGAGACAGCTTCTGGCACCAAGGATGACCGCGTCAAGCGCAGGGCAGTTCTCGCGCTGGCCCAATCGGGTGAAGTCGACGTGATCCTGGTGACTGAGCTTACCCGGTGGGGTCGCTCAACGCTGGATCTGCTCCATACACTGAATGACCTTCAGGCATGGGGCGTGTCGCTGATTGCGCAGACCGGATTGCAATTCGATCTCAGCACGCCGCAGGGCAAGTTGATCGCGGCGATGATGGCGGCGCTAGCGGAATTCGAGCGAGATCTACTCCGAGAACGCGTTCGCTCCGGCATTGCATCAGCGCAAGCACGTGGTGTAGTGTTTGGTTGGCGGCCAGGACAACGGATCAAGGCGGATAAACTCGAACCAAAGGTTTTAAGGCTTGTCGCCGCTGGGCAGTCGTACCGACAAATCGGACGACAACTCGACATCAGCAAAAACACGGTATTGGAAATCGTGAAAAGAAATCGAGCGAATGACGCTGCTAACGAACGTCGCGAGTTATAG
- a CDS encoding efflux RND transporter permease subunit, whose protein sequence is MDFSKFFIDRPIFAIVLSIVIFAGGLIAIPLLPAGEYPEVVPPSVVVRAIYPGANPKEMADSIAVPLEEAINAVEGIMYMKSVAGSDGSLQVTVTFTPGIDPDTATVRVQNRVAQALSRLPPDVRLYGVTTQKQSPTPLMFVSLTSPDNRYDGVYLRNYLTLNIKDQLSRLQGVGNVGLYGEGDYAMRLWLNPGKLATRGLTASDVINAVREQNVQVSAGQLGAQPSPKSTDFLVPINVRGRLRSEQEFSDIVLKSGDHGQLVRLSDVGRVELGSGDYTLHAMIDGKNGASAGIFLTPNANSLAVARAVYAKFEELSANFPAGVTYRIVWDPTVFVRESIRAVGQTLIEAVFLVVLVVILFLQTWRASIIPLIAVPVSIVGTFAWLYLLGYSINTLTLFGLVLAVGIVVDDAIVVVENVERYIEEGLDPLAAAHQAMKEVSGPIIAIALVLCAVFVPMAFLSGVTGEFYKQFAITIAISTIISTINSLTLSPALAAKLLKRHDAPKDALTRLLERMLGWLFHPFNRLFLRSSHKYHNTVARTLGRRGIAFTVYAGLLLSTAILFHIVPTGFIPNQDKLYLFAGAKLPEGASLARTNAVTHQLNKIASTIEGVDITESYVGLNALQSVNTPNQVTSYIILKPFDQRQRSAESITAELNAKLVEVKDGQAYALLPPPIQGLGNGSGYSLYLVDRAGLGYGALQEALTTFQNAIAQTPGMTFPVSSYQANIPQLEVNIDRVKVLAQGVLLSDLFNTLQIYLGSIYINDFNLFGRVYRVLAQADSVFRQKTEDISNLYTRNVQGEMVPLGSMVTIQPSFGPDPVIRYNGYPAADLIGDADPRVLSSGQVITKLSSVAAEVLPRGITLEWTDLSYQQVTQGNAAVIVFPLSIMLVFLVLAALYESWTLPLAVILIVPVCMCAALFGIWLTGGENNIFVQVGLVVLMGLACKNAILIVEFARELEIQGKSTVEAALEACRLRLRPIIMTSIAFIAGSVPLVLSYGAGSEVRYATGITVFSGMIGVTLFGLFLTPVFYVALRKLARLKP, encoded by the coding sequence ATGGATTTTTCCAAGTTCTTCATCGACCGCCCCATATTTGCAATTGTTCTTTCGATCGTTATTTTCGCGGGGGGACTTATCGCCATTCCGCTCCTACCCGCGGGCGAGTACCCAGAGGTGGTGCCGCCTAGTGTCGTTGTGCGAGCAATATACCCCGGCGCCAATCCCAAAGAAATGGCGGATTCAATCGCCGTTCCGTTGGAAGAAGCGATCAACGCCGTCGAAGGCATCATGTACATGAAGTCCGTTGCGGGTTCCGACGGAAGCCTGCAAGTGACAGTCACCTTCACCCCTGGCATCGATCCCGATACCGCAACTGTCCGTGTACAGAATCGCGTCGCCCAGGCCCTGTCGCGTCTGCCCCCCGATGTGCGTCTGTACGGCGTAACCACGCAGAAGCAATCCCCCACTCCGCTCATGTTTGTGAGTCTGACTTCACCAGACAATCGCTACGATGGGGTCTATCTACGCAACTACCTGACCCTGAATATCAAGGATCAGCTCTCGCGCCTGCAGGGTGTTGGCAACGTCGGATTGTACGGAGAAGGCGACTATGCAATGCGCTTGTGGCTGAACCCGGGCAAGCTTGCCACACGCGGGCTTACAGCCAGTGATGTGATCAATGCCGTTCGAGAGCAGAACGTCCAGGTATCCGCGGGTCAGCTGGGCGCGCAACCGTCACCCAAGAGTACGGATTTCCTCGTTCCGATAAATGTGCGCGGGCGGCTTCGCAGCGAACAGGAATTCAGCGATATCGTGCTGAAAAGCGGCGACCATGGCCAACTGGTTCGCTTATCCGACGTGGGACGCGTTGAGCTCGGATCCGGGGATTATACGCTGCACGCCATGATTGATGGAAAGAACGGCGCCAGCGCGGGCATTTTCCTCACTCCCAACGCAAACTCCCTGGCAGTAGCCAGAGCGGTCTACGCCAAGTTTGAAGAACTTTCAGCAAACTTCCCTGCGGGCGTGACGTATCGAATAGTGTGGGACCCTACCGTATTTGTCCGGGAATCCATCCGGGCGGTGGGTCAAACCCTGATCGAAGCGGTTTTCCTGGTCGTGCTGGTGGTCATCCTGTTTCTGCAGACCTGGCGTGCATCCATCATTCCTCTGATCGCGGTACCGGTCTCGATTGTCGGTACCTTCGCTTGGCTGTACCTTCTCGGATATTCCATCAATACGCTAACATTGTTTGGACTGGTGTTGGCAGTCGGCATTGTCGTCGACGATGCCATCGTCGTCGTCGAGAACGTCGAGCGCTACATCGAGGAAGGCCTGGATCCTCTTGCAGCAGCCCACCAGGCCATGAAGGAAGTCTCCGGCCCCATTATTGCCATAGCCCTGGTGCTTTGCGCCGTGTTTGTGCCCATGGCGTTCCTAAGCGGTGTCACCGGCGAATTCTACAAGCAATTTGCTATCACCATCGCCATATCCACCATCATTTCCACAATCAATTCACTGACATTGTCGCCGGCCCTGGCGGCAAAACTGCTCAAAAGACATGATGCTCCGAAGGATGCGCTGACACGGTTGCTCGAGCGTATGTTGGGGTGGCTGTTCCATCCGTTCAACCGGCTATTTCTTCGCAGCTCCCATAAATATCATAATACCGTGGCTCGCACGCTGGGCCGTCGTGGCATAGCGTTCACCGTCTATGCAGGGCTATTGCTCTCGACCGCAATACTGTTCCATATCGTACCGACCGGCTTTATTCCCAACCAGGATAAACTCTACCTTTTCGCGGGAGCCAAATTGCCGGAGGGCGCTTCGCTTGCCCGAACTAATGCTGTCACACATCAACTGAACAAAATTGCCAGCACTATCGAAGGCGTAGACATAACCGAAAGCTATGTGGGCTTGAATGCCTTGCAATCCGTCAATACTCCCAATCAGGTCACCTCCTATATCATCCTCAAACCTTTCGATCAGCGCCAGCGTTCTGCGGAATCCATCACCGCCGAACTGAATGCCAAGCTTGTGGAGGTCAAGGACGGGCAGGCTTATGCATTACTGCCCCCGCCTATTCAAGGACTGGGTAATGGGTCGGGCTATTCTCTTTATTTAGTTGATCGCGCCGGCTTGGGATATGGAGCTTTACAAGAGGCATTAACGACTTTCCAAAACGCAATCGCCCAAACGCCAGGCATGACCTTTCCTGTCAGCTCATATCAAGCCAATATCCCGCAACTCGAGGTCAATATAGATCGAGTTAAAGTATTAGCCCAAGGAGTATTATTGTCAGATCTATTTAATACCCTGCAGATTTATCTAGGTTCTATCTATATTAACGATTTCAACTTATTCGGTCGGGTCTATCGAGTGTTGGCTCAGGCGGACTCAGTTTTTCGCCAGAAGACCGAAGACATCAGCAATCTGTACACGCGCAACGTTCAAGGGGAAATGGTTCCGCTAGGGTCGATGGTGACGATTCAACCTTCATTTGGCCCGGATCCAGTCATCCGCTACAACGGCTATCCCGCCGCTGACCTTATCGGCGATGCTGATCCGCGCGTACTTTCCTCGGGGCAGGTCATCACCAAGCTCTCGAGCGTTGCCGCAGAGGTGTTGCCCCGCGGCATTACGCTGGAGTGGACCGATCTTAGCTACCAACAGGTAACGCAGGGCAACGCGGCGGTCATCGTATTCCCATTATCGATTATGCTGGTCTTTCTGGTGCTAGCCGCCCTCTACGAAAGCTGGACATTACCTTTGGCGGTCATCCTTATCGTGCCGGTATGTATGTGCGCTGCGCTTTTCGGTATTTGGCTCACTGGCGGCGAGAACAATATATTCGTTCAGGTGGGACTGGTCGTGCTGATGGGCCTGGCATGCAAGAATGCCATCCTGATCGTTGAGTTCGCACGGGAGTTGGAGATCCAGGGCAAGAGTACTGTCGAAGCCGCACTGGAAGCCTGCCGTCTTCGACTTCGACCGATCATAATGACCTCAATCGCTTTCATCGCGGGATCTGTTCCCTTAGTGCTCAGCTACGGTGCAGGCAGTGAGGTGCGCTACGCAACAGGTATAACCGTTTTTTCCGGGATGATCGGCGTGACGCTATTCGGATTGTTCCTTACCCCTGTCTTCTATGTCGCTTTGCGCAAGCTGGCTCGTCTCAAACCTTAG
- a CDS encoding adenylate/guanylate cyclase domain-containing protein: MEIPPVNYIKSGELYIAYQVFGEGAIDLILLPGWISHLEVAWEQPRLVNSFRRLSSFSRLILIDKRGTGLSDRVSPSDLPTLEQRMEDIRAVLDAVGSSSTVLYGISEGGPLCMLFAATYPKRCAALIIYGSWARAFKAPDYDWGFDPVEFENILTSLEPQWGKGTAVNIIAPSLAHDEQFCAWWGRYERMSTSPGAALGILRMAFEGDVRHVLPAISVPTLVLHRTHDGFVNVKHGRYIAEHISDARYIELEGEDHFPLAGDSTAVDREIEHFLSSLVDIRRSPNSDRMLATVLFTDIVGSTEHATDLGDEKWKELISLHDQFVRQKIAYYHGKEIKTIGDGFLVTFDGPGRGVNCADAIRKSVRSLGLEIRSGLHTGEVEVVDHDIAGIAVNIACRISGLAESGEILVSSTVKDLVVGSNIEFLDRGLHALKGVSYEWHLFAANL; encoded by the coding sequence ATGGAAATTCCACCGGTTAACTACATCAAGAGCGGTGAACTTTATATCGCCTACCAAGTGTTTGGAGAGGGAGCAATCGACTTGATATTGCTACCCGGCTGGATCAGTCACCTCGAAGTGGCTTGGGAGCAACCAAGATTGGTTAATTCGTTTCGTCGACTAAGCTCATTCAGCCGTCTCATTCTAATCGACAAGCGAGGAACTGGGTTGTCAGACCGGGTTTCGCCAAGCGATTTACCGACGCTAGAGCAACGTATGGAGGACATCCGCGCAGTTCTCGATGCCGTTGGCTCTTCCTCCACCGTCCTTTATGGAATCTCCGAGGGAGGGCCGCTGTGCATGCTATTTGCCGCGACCTATCCCAAACGATGCGCGGCATTGATAATCTATGGTTCGTGGGCCCGCGCTTTTAAGGCACCAGATTACGATTGGGGATTTGATCCAGTTGAATTTGAAAATATTTTGACCTCGCTCGAACCCCAGTGGGGCAAAGGAACGGCGGTAAACATCATTGCGCCAAGTCTGGCGCATGATGAGCAGTTCTGTGCTTGGTGGGGGCGTTATGAACGCATGTCAACCAGCCCTGGCGCGGCTTTAGGTATTCTGCGTATGGCCTTCGAAGGGGATGTTCGTCATGTACTACCTGCGATTTCTGTACCCACACTGGTGCTACACCGCACTCATGACGGCTTTGTCAATGTCAAACATGGTCGGTACATCGCAGAACACATCAGTGATGCCCGCTATATTGAGCTCGAAGGAGAGGACCACTTTCCGCTTGCCGGTGACTCAACTGCGGTTGATCGGGAAATCGAGCATTTTCTGTCAAGTTTGGTAGATATAAGGCGTTCTCCCAATTCCGACCGGATGCTGGCAACTGTACTGTTCACTGATATCGTTGGATCAACCGAACATGCAACCGATTTGGGAGATGAAAAATGGAAAGAACTTATTTCCCTTCACGACCAGTTCGTTCGTCAAAAAATTGCTTATTATCATGGCAAGGAGATCAAGACGATTGGAGATGGGTTTCTGGTGACGTTCGACGGACCAGGACGAGGTGTTAACTGCGCTGATGCAATCAGAAAGTCTGTCCGCTCGCTCGGGCTGGAGATCCGCAGTGGGTTGCATACCGGAGAGGTCGAAGTAGTCGATCATGACATAGCGGGTATCGCTGTAAACATTGCCTGCAGAATTTCAGGATTGGCTGAATCCGGCGAAATCCTGGTATCCAGCACGGTGAAGGATCTCGTCGTCGGCTCAAACATTGAATTTTTAGACCGCGGCCTCCACGCGTTAAAAGGCGTATCGTATGAATGGCATCTCTTTGCTGCTAATCTATGA
- a CDS encoding IS3 family transposase (programmed frameshift): MKNQISYSPEVRERAVRLVFEQQKEHESQWMAIKSIASKIGCTAETLRTWVRRTEIDQGIRGGMSTADRERLKELEQENRELKRANEILRKASAYFAPGGARPPTEMMVTFVDSNKAEYGVEPICNEIWIAPSSYYEHKARARDPDRLPDRIKRDMRLELDIQRVWKDNFRVYGARKVWRQLLREGIGVARCTVERLMKKLGIQGVRRGKKCWTTISDDLLDRPTDKVNRQFVAARPNQLWVADITFVATWTGFVYVAFITDVFARYIVGWRVSRSLRTELILDALEQALWARRGTSGLIHHSDRGSQYLSIRYTERLAQANIDASVGSIGDSYDNALAETINGLYKTEVIRHRGPWRSIEEVEFATLEWVDWFNNRRLLDAIGYVPPAEFEKAYHRQQEESADAA; the protein is encoded by the exons ATGAAGAACCAAATCAGTTATTCACCGGAAGTACGAGAACGAGCGGTAAGATTGGTATTCGAGCAGCAAAAGGAGCATGAATCGCAATGGATGGCGATCAAGTCGATCGCATCAAAGATTGGCTGTACAGCGGAGACGTTACGCACTTGGGTAAGACGAACAGAGATTGATCAGGGAATTCGAGGCGGCATGTCGACTGCGGATCGTGAGCGGCTCAAGGAATTGGAACAGGAGAACCGGGAATTAAAGCGGGCCAACGAGATATTACGTAAGGCATCGGCCTATTTCGCAC CAGGCGGAGCTCGACCGCCGACCGAAATGATGGTGACATTTGTCGATAGCAACAAAGCGGAATACGGGGTCGAGCCAATCTGCAATGAAATCTGGATTGCCCCGTCGAGCTACTACGAACACAAAGCGCGCGCGCGAGATCCCGATCGATTGCCTGACCGCATCAAGCGGGATATGAGACTAGAACTTGATATACAGCGGGTATGGAAAGACAATTTCCGAGTTTATGGTGCTCGCAAAGTATGGCGGCAGTTGCTGCGAGAAGGTATTGGTGTTGCTCGTTGTACGGTCGAGCGGTTAATGAAGAAGCTTGGAATACAAGGTGTTCGACGCGGCAAAAAGTGTTGGACAACCATTTCGGACGATTTGCTTGACCGGCCAACGGACAAGGTTAACCGGCAATTTGTAGCTGCCCGGCCCAATCAACTGTGGGTGGCGGATATTACATTTGTAGCGACATGGACAGGATTTGTTTATGTGGCTTTTATCACCGATGTTTTTGCCCGGTATATTGTTGGCTGGCGAGTGAGTCGTTCATTGCGAACGGAACTGATACTGGATGCATTGGAACAGGCGCTATGGGCACGGCGGGGAACCTCAGGATTGATTCATCACAGTGATCGAGGCAGCCAGTATTTATCGATTCGCTATACGGAACGTTTGGCGCAGGCAAATATTGACGCCTCTGTCGGAAGCATCGGAGATTCTTATGACAACGCGCTAGCCGAAACCATCAATGGTTTGTACAAGACCGAAGTCATACGGCATCGCGGTCCTTGGCGTAGTATCGAAGAAGTAGAATTTGCCACATTGGAATGGGTGGATTGGTTCAACAATCGAAGACTGCTGGACGCAATCGGATATGTCCCACCGGCAGAATTTGAAAAGGCGTATCATCGCCAACAGGAAGAGTCAGCTGATGCAGCTTGA